Proteins encoded within one genomic window of Granulicella pectinivorans:
- a CDS encoding flagellar biosynthetic protein FliR translates to MKINDWPTFLTAALLVMVRLSGLLVFAPVFNSAAIAPRIKAGFVFAFTFLISPAILTIPGANPTLTAPSLLGELGVGLTFGLSLMLLTESLTFAGALLGMEFSFSLVNLMDPNSQVETPVLGQMLGWLGILVILGCGLDRTLLAAIVRSFAVVPVGTAVLHASTSRALIHMASGIFLSGLQLASPVIAAALAVEVTIALIGKLAPQLPTQVIGIPLKTLTAYTVLLGSLAVWPGWIERHYTALLDAAGRLLLQA, encoded by the coding sequence ATGAAGATCAACGACTGGCCCACCTTCCTCACCGCCGCCCTCCTGGTCATGGTCCGTCTCAGTGGCCTCCTCGTCTTCGCGCCCGTCTTCAACTCCGCCGCCATCGCTCCCCGTATCAAGGCCGGCTTCGTCTTCGCGTTCACCTTCCTCATCTCACCCGCCATCCTCACCATCCCCGGAGCGAACCCCACCCTCACCGCTCCATCCCTCCTCGGCGAGCTCGGCGTAGGCCTCACCTTCGGCCTCTCCCTCATGCTCCTCACCGAATCCCTCACCTTCGCCGGAGCCCTCCTCGGCATGGAGTTCAGCTTCTCCCTCGTCAACCTCATGGACCCCAACTCTCAGGTCGAAACCCCCGTCCTCGGCCAGATGCTCGGCTGGCTCGGCATCCTCGTCATCCTCGGCTGCGGACTCGACCGCACCCTCCTCGCCGCCATCGTCCGCAGCTTCGCCGTCGTCCCCGTCGGCACCGCCGTCCTCCACGCCTCCACCAGCCGAGCCCTTATCCACATGGCATCCGGCATCTTCCTCTCCGGCCTGCAACTCGCCTCCCCCGTCATCGCCGCCGCTCTCGCAGTCGAAGTCACCATCGCGCTCATCGGCAAACTGGCTCCCCAACTTCCCACCCAGGTCATCGGCATCCCCCTCAAGACCCTCACCGCCTACACCGTCCTCCTCGGCTCACTCGCCGTCTGGCCCGGCTGGATCGAACGCCACTACACCGCGCTGCTAGACGCCGCAGGAAGGCTCCTGCTCCAGGCATGA
- a CDS encoding flagellar biosynthetic protein FliQ has protein sequence MSPDQTVHLFRALLVEAMLLSAPLLLSAATISLIVSLIQTLTSVQEQTLTAVPRLVVVFTVLMATLPWSVHRLVAYTTHLWTDLHRYLSV, from the coding sequence ATGTCCCCCGACCAAACCGTCCACCTCTTCCGCGCCCTCCTCGTAGAAGCCATGCTCCTCTCCGCTCCGTTACTCCTCTCCGCCGCCACCATCAGCCTCATCGTCTCCCTCATCCAGACCCTCACCAGCGTTCAGGAACAAACCCTCACCGCCGTTCCCCGCCTGGTCGTCGTCTTCACCGTCCTCATGGCCACCCTCCCCTGGAGCGTCCACCGCCTCGTCGCCTACACCACGCACCTCTGGACCGACCTCCACCGGTACCTATCCGTATGA
- the fliP gene encoding flagellar type III secretion system pore protein FliP (The bacterial flagellar biogenesis protein FliP forms a type III secretion system (T3SS)-type pore required for flagellar assembly.), whose protein sequence is MLRLLLLILALTLFSTTPVQAATPRHLIAAAKSIPQDTTQQSIAQAMGTNGSVPWSIVLGLTLLTLIPAILLAMTPMVRLLVVFHFLRQALGTQTAPSNQVLMGLALMMTWFLMGPVLTEVDKTATAPYRANEISGEQAIERGVIPVKHYLLKYAREKDLAVFASAGMAERPKSKDDLPMQIIVPAYILSELKAGFQIGAILFLPFLLIDVVIASVTTSIGMMQLPPVVISTPVKILLFVMVDGWNLLADQLLKSF, encoded by the coding sequence ATGCTAAGGCTCCTCCTGCTCATCCTCGCCCTTACGCTCTTCTCTACCACTCCCGTCCAGGCCGCCACGCCCAGGCATCTCATCGCCGCCGCAAAGTCCATCCCGCAAGACACCACCCAGCAATCTATCGCCCAGGCCATGGGGACCAACGGAAGCGTGCCTTGGTCCATCGTCCTCGGCCTCACCCTCCTCACCCTCATCCCGGCCATCCTCCTCGCGATGACCCCGATGGTGCGCCTCCTCGTCGTCTTCCACTTCCTCCGTCAGGCCCTCGGCACCCAGACCGCGCCCTCCAACCAGGTCCTCATGGGCCTCGCCCTCATGATGACCTGGTTCCTCATGGGCCCCGTCCTCACCGAGGTAGACAAGACCGCCACCGCCCCCTACCGAGCCAACGAAATCTCCGGCGAACAAGCCATCGAACGCGGCGTCATCCCCGTCAAGCACTACCTCCTCAAGTACGCGCGCGAAAAAGACCTCGCCGTCTTCGCCTCCGCCGGCATGGCGGAACGCCCGAAGAGCAAAGACGATCTACCCATGCAGATCATCGTCCCCGCCTACATCCTCAGTGAGCTCAAAGCCGGCTTCCAGATCGGAGCCATCCTCTTCCTGCCCTTTCTCCTCATCGACGTCGTCATCGCCAGCGTCACCACCAGCATCGGCATGATGCAGCTACCCCCCGTAGTCATCTCCACCCCCGTAAAAATCCTCCTCTTCGTCATGGTCGACGGCTGGAACCTGCTGGCCGACCAACTCCTCAAGAGCTTCTGA
- a CDS encoding flagellar biosynthetic protein FliO, giving the protein MRQTATQTMHPGGLAGWLLSRFSTQKPTRHLQIIETLPLGGRRQLTLILCDGERFLVGGGTDGIETIVRVGPIPPAEPAC; this is encoded by the coding sequence ATGAGGCAGACCGCAACCCAAACCATGCACCCCGGAGGCCTGGCAGGCTGGCTCCTCAGTCGCTTCTCCACCCAAAAGCCCACCCGCCACCTCCAGATCATCGAAACCCTCCCCCTCGGCGGCCGCCGCCAACTCACCCTCATCCTCTGCGATGGCGAACGCTTCCTCGTCGGCGGAGGCACAGACGGCATCGAGACCATTGTCCGCGTAGGCCCAATCCCGCCCGCGGAGCCCGCATGCTAA
- a CDS encoding flagellar hook protein FlgE produces MPNFSIALTGLQADSTALNTIGNNLANLNTTAFKKQTTTFEDLFYQQIGSSGSGEELQTGAGVKVAGTASSFLQGSLSTTGNSTDMALNGDGFFVVQNGNTQSLTRAGNFQLAKDGSLLTSDGQQVMGFGAANGVVNSTGNLTALTLPLGGNGVAKATQNFAVDGNLDATAGVGTSFNTSVTMYDSLGKSHVAAVSFTKASANSWDYSVTLPSGESTGTPINNNGTLTFNSSGVLTSPTTGISGITFPGMSDGAADMNFSWNLYGASGAPTIAQSASASTATASNQDGYASGTYQSFAVDSSGILSATFSNGDVQVVGQLAIATVANADGLTRVGGNNYQTSAASGAASYAGAGVGSRGTIQDDALEGSNVDISTEFSELIVAQRAFQANSKTITTFDQITQDAIGMMR; encoded by the coding sequence ATGCCCAACTTCTCCATCGCCCTCACCGGTCTTCAGGCCGACTCCACCGCCCTCAACACCATCGGCAACAACCTCGCCAACCTCAACACCACCGCCTTCAAAAAGCAGACCACCACCTTCGAAGATCTCTTCTACCAGCAGATCGGCTCGTCTGGTTCCGGCGAAGAGCTCCAGACGGGCGCAGGCGTCAAGGTCGCCGGTACCGCCTCCAGCTTCCTCCAGGGCAGCCTCTCCACCACCGGCAACTCCACCGACATGGCCCTCAACGGCGACGGCTTCTTCGTCGTCCAGAACGGCAACACCCAGTCCCTCACCCGCGCCGGCAACTTCCAGCTCGCCAAGGACGGCAGCCTCCTCACCTCCGACGGACAGCAGGTCATGGGCTTCGGAGCCGCCAACGGCGTCGTCAACTCCACCGGCAACCTTACCGCTCTCACCCTCCCCCTCGGCGGCAACGGCGTCGCCAAGGCCACCCAGAACTTCGCCGTCGACGGCAACCTCGACGCCACCGCCGGCGTCGGCACCTCCTTCAATACCTCCGTCACCATGTACGACTCGCTCGGAAAGAGCCACGTCGCCGCTGTCAGCTTCACCAAGGCCTCCGCCAACAGTTGGGACTACTCCGTCACTCTCCCGTCAGGCGAGTCCACCGGCACCCCCATCAACAACAACGGCACCCTCACCTTCAACTCCTCCGGTGTCCTCACCTCACCCACCACAGGCATCTCCGGCATCACCTTTCCCGGCATGTCCGACGGAGCCGCCGACATGAACTTCTCCTGGAATCTCTACGGAGCCTCCGGAGCCCCCACCATCGCGCAGTCCGCCTCGGCCTCCACCGCCACCGCCAGCAATCAGGACGGCTATGCCAGCGGCACCTACCAGAGCTTCGCCGTCGACAGCTCCGGCATCCTATCCGCCACCTTCTCCAACGGAGACGTTCAGGTCGTAGGCCAGCTCGCCATCGCCACGGTAGCCAACGCCGACGGCCTCACCCGCGTCGGCGGCAACAACTACCAGACCTCCGCCGCCTCCGGAGCAGCCAGCTACGCCGGAGCAGGCGTAGGCAGCCGCGGCACCATCCAGGACGACGCCCTCGAAGGTTCCAACGTCGACATCTCCACCGAGTTCTCCGAGCTCATCGTCGCCCAGCGAGCCTTTCAGGCCAACTCCAAAACCATCACCACCTTCGACCAGATCACCCAGGACGCCATCGGCATGATGCGCTAA
- a CDS encoding flagellar hook capping FlgD N-terminal domain-containing protein has product MGVFDIGSTQSSATVVGAALTPKSTAAQAATTSSTTAAGGTITSGDFLTLLVSELKNQDPTQPTDPNAYITQLVGVNSLQQLIQINQGIGSLDTAGGSGSGTTTGNAAAIQRS; this is encoded by the coding sequence ATGGGAGTTTTCGACATCGGTTCCACGCAGAGCAGCGCTACCGTAGTAGGCGCCGCCCTCACCCCCAAGAGCACCGCCGCCCAGGCTGCCACTACCTCGTCCACCACCGCCGCCGGCGGCACCATCACCTCCGGCGACTTCCTCACGCTCCTCGTCAGCGAGCTCAAGAACCAGGACCCCACCCAGCCCACCGACCCCAACGCCTACATCACCCAGCTCGTCGGCGTAAACAGCCTCCAGCAGCTCATCCAGATCAACCAGGGCATCGGCTCCCTCGACACCGCTGGCGGCAGCGGAAGCGGCACCACCACCGGCAACGCAGCCGCCATCCAGCGCTCCTGA
- a CDS encoding FliI/YscN family ATPase: MAVSGPLAAYFAQLATRPAWRWSGRVVEANGQTIESEGPMCSVGECCEILDAEGTRHRAEVIGFRGRHVLAMPLAETRGVRYGDAVLALGVPPEIAVGPAMQGRILNAIGQPIDAQPAPRVTQRWPLDGIVPRPMERVPIKQPLSTGLRVLDGMLTVGRGQRVGIFGGSGVGKSTLIGMMTRNTEADLTVVGLVGERGREVREFVEDSLGAEGLRRSVVLCATSDESPLLRMRAAMAATAVAESFAAQGKHVLLVLDSLTRYAMAAREVGLAAGEPPASKGYTPSVFTKLAKLVERAGNFTTGSITAFYTVLMEGDDQQDPIVDSVRSLLDGHIVLSRSLASAGWYPPVDVLDSLSRLMPAVTTPQHRHQAAIARRLLSAHRKSEDLIRIGAYKPGTDPELDQAIHALPLLRAYLQQTSNEHITMAESISRLEGLDL; encoded by the coding sequence ATGGCCGTATCCGGCCCTCTGGCCGCCTACTTCGCGCAACTCGCCACCCGTCCCGCCTGGCGCTGGAGCGGACGCGTCGTCGAAGCCAACGGACAGACCATCGAGTCCGAAGGCCCCATGTGCTCCGTCGGCGAGTGCTGCGAGATCCTCGACGCCGAAGGCACGCGCCACCGCGCCGAGGTCATCGGCTTCCGCGGCCGTCACGTCCTCGCCATGCCTCTCGCCGAAACCCGCGGCGTCCGCTACGGAGACGCCGTCCTCGCCCTCGGCGTTCCGCCCGAGATCGCCGTAGGCCCCGCCATGCAGGGCCGCATCCTCAACGCCATCGGCCAACCCATCGACGCGCAACCCGCCCCACGCGTCACCCAGCGCTGGCCCCTCGACGGCATCGTCCCGCGCCCCATGGAACGCGTCCCCATCAAGCAACCTCTCTCCACCGGCCTCCGCGTCCTCGACGGCATGCTCACCGTCGGCCGCGGCCAGCGCGTCGGTATCTTCGGTGGCTCCGGCGTCGGCAAGTCCACCCTGATTGGCATGATGACCCGCAACACCGAGGCCGACCTCACCGTCGTGGGCCTCGTCGGCGAGCGCGGCCGCGAAGTCCGCGAGTTCGTCGAAGACTCCCTCGGCGCCGAAGGCCTCCGCCGCTCCGTCGTCTTATGCGCCACCTCCGACGAAAGCCCCTTGCTCCGCATGCGCGCCGCCATGGCCGCCACCGCCGTCGCCGAATCCTTCGCCGCGCAGGGCAAGCACGTTCTGCTCGTCCTCGACTCGCTCACCCGCTACGCCATGGCCGCCCGCGAAGTCGGCCTCGCCGCCGGCGAACCACCCGCCAGCAAGGGCTACACCCCCAGCGTCTTCACCAAGCTCGCCAAGCTCGTCGAGCGCGCCGGAAACTTCACCACAGGAAGCATCACGGCCTTTTACACCGTCCTCATGGAAGGCGACGATCAGCAGGACCCCATCGTCGACTCCGTCCGCTCTCTCCTCGACGGACACATCGTTCTTTCCCGCTCCCTCGCCTCCGCCGGCTGGTACCCGCCCGTCGACGTCCTCGACTCCCTCAGCCGTCTCATGCCCGCCGTCACCACGCCCCAGCATCGCCACCAGGCCGCCATCGCCCGCCGCCTCCTCTCCGCGCATCGCAAGTCCGAGGACCTCATCCGCATCGGAGCCTACAAGCCCGGCACAGACCCCGAACTCGATCAGGCCATCCACGCCCTGCCGCTCCTCCGCGCCTATCTCCAGCAAACCTCCAACGAACACATCACCATGGCCGAATCCATATCCCGCCTCGAAGGCCTGGACCTCTGA
- a CDS encoding FliH/SctL family protein codes for MHSEHVEVKMRMGVMNTPGELRGEVTPLIFQSASRRSVPTEAEALFNPTRAEEQAEIVDGLRGQVKALQTKVELVRAEARTEGRTEANASFAASLEQERASIAVACARFAADRERYFTEVEGEVVRLALAIAARVLHREARMDPLLLAASVRVALEKIAGQPGAILRVPAQSETAWRSLFTGNATVEVVAGEDLQDGDLVLESPVGRVELGIPVQLEEIEKGFFDLLQKRPS; via the coding sequence ATGCATAGCGAACACGTCGAAGTAAAGATGCGCATGGGCGTCATGAACACCCCCGGCGAACTGCGTGGAGAGGTCACACCCCTCATCTTCCAGTCCGCCTCGCGCCGCTCTGTCCCCACCGAAGCCGAAGCCCTCTTCAACCCAACGCGCGCCGAGGAACAGGCCGAGATCGTCGACGGTCTCCGCGGCCAGGTCAAAGCCCTCCAGACCAAGGTCGAACTCGTCCGCGCCGAAGCCCGCACGGAGGGCCGCACCGAAGCCAACGCCTCGTTCGCAGCCTCCCTCGAACAGGAACGCGCCTCCATCGCCGTCGCTTGCGCGCGCTTTGCCGCCGACCGCGAGCGTTACTTCACCGAGGTCGAAGGCGAGGTCGTCCGTCTCGCCCTCGCCATCGCCGCCCGCGTCCTCCATCGCGAAGCCCGCATGGACCCTCTTCTCCTCGCCGCCTCCGTCCGCGTAGCCCTCGAAAAGATCGCCGGCCAGCCTGGCGCCATCTTGCGGGTCCCTGCCCAATCCGAGACCGCATGGCGTAGCCTCTTCACCGGCAATGCCACCGTCGAAGTCGTCGCTGGCGAAGACCTTCAGGACGGCGATCTTGTCCTCGAATCCCCCGTGGGCCGCGTAGAGTTGGGTATCCCCGTGCAACTCGAAGAGATCGAAAAAGGCTTCTTCGACCTCCTGCAGAAAAGGCCATCCTGA
- the fliG gene encoding flagellar motor switch protein FliG has product METLQLPESSSFTPAEIPGMRKAAILMVTLGEELAKQMFQSLTDQNVQRVTEEIMTLRSVTPEETTQVLTEFYGLLETQQYIGRGGPEYARKLLTEAFGAARAEELLAQVRILQDRSAGDLKILQKMDVQQLSKFLENEHPQTVALVLAHLDARRGSRVLMHLKEETRVDAVRRLAEMRQFSPEMAQQVALVLNRRMEAMGEGRSRRSYSGFKVVAELLNMLDQESSKTILEEIETSQPQLAIGIRTLMFTFDDLLTVPAIAIREIVGAADKRNLAVALKGAKDSIRAHLYKAMSSRAVEMLKEDMETMGPVRSKDVHAAQQELLQLARRLESEGKIVLRVEAEDA; this is encoded by the coding sequence ATGGAAACCCTGCAACTCCCCGAATCCTCCAGCTTCACGCCCGCCGAGATACCCGGCATGCGCAAGGCCGCCATCCTCATGGTCACCCTCGGCGAAGAGCTCGCCAAGCAGATGTTCCAGTCCCTCACCGACCAGAACGTCCAGCGCGTCACCGAAGAGATCATGACCCTGCGTTCCGTCACCCCCGAGGAGACCACGCAGGTCCTCACCGAGTTCTACGGCCTCCTTGAAACTCAGCAGTACATCGGCCGCGGCGGCCCCGAGTACGCCCGGAAGCTCCTCACCGAGGCCTTCGGAGCCGCCCGCGCCGAAGAGCTCCTCGCCCAGGTCCGCATCCTTCAGGACCGGTCCGCCGGCGACCTCAAGATCCTCCAGAAGATGGATGTGCAACAACTCAGCAAGTTCCTCGAAAACGAGCACCCGCAGACGGTCGCACTCGTCCTCGCGCATCTCGACGCCCGCCGCGGCTCCAGGGTGCTCATGCACCTCAAGGAAGAGACCCGCGTCGATGCCGTCCGGCGCCTCGCCGAGATGCGCCAGTTCTCCCCCGAGATGGCCCAGCAGGTCGCCCTCGTCCTCAATCGCCGCATGGAGGCCATGGGCGAAGGCCGATCCCGTCGCTCCTACTCCGGCTTCAAGGTCGTCGCCGAGCTCCTCAATATGCTCGACCAGGAGTCCTCGAAGACCATCCTCGAAGAGATCGAGACCAGCCAGCCGCAGCTCGCCATCGGCATCCGCACCCTCATGTTCACCTTCGACGATCTCCTCACGGTCCCCGCCATCGCCATCCGCGAGATCGTCGGTGCAGCCGACAAGCGCAACCTCGCCGTCGCTCTCAAGGGAGCGAAAGACAGCATCCGCGCCCACCTCTATAAGGCCATGAGCTCCCGCGCCGTCGAGATGCTCAAGGAAGACATGGAGACCATGGGCCCCGTCCGCTCGAAGGACGTCCACGCCGCCCAGCAGGAACTCCTGCAACTCGCGCGCCGCCTCGAAAGCGAAGGCAAGATCGTACTCAGAGTGGAGGCCGAAGATGCATAG
- the fliF gene encoding flagellar basal-body MS-ring/collar protein FliF: MADPKQPAGTELARTAPATATQALAAMHQVRDRLMALPPRRRNLLLGGMLFVLAGCAALTWFWQRPDWRVLFSGLDARDVQTVSSELAGAGIPFQTTPDGSSLQVPADALDKARMEVAAKGMPQTGRLGFELFDKPNWVGSEFDERVNYQRALEGELEHTIASLGVIHSARVHLVLPQQTLFASQDKIAKASVVLKLRRASLTPEQIDAIRSLVASAVENLSPDNVTLVDAEGRQNLQAKGRGSAAHADMEQALEAKLIAMLEPLAGRENVRATVNIAYDDTTVERTDEVYDPAQSATLTMRKTEQISAPRPIPTGIPGTASNTPAAAPAASAQAAGAAAAAGTPPLLKEAAPVYPTAAAGASQTSTEEQGTYGVTRHVVHTEEGAGRIRRVTAAVVVNDRQITEGAGKTQHVTWKPRSPDEMKHLEQLAQAAVGFDERRGDQVVMSNVGFHANVPDIPLAPMAKLLEESRSFLAQQPSLLRTAMMGLIAFCVVLFVLRPVANQISAALKAPVLLPAGSPTGTTEVEPNALAEGTATPSLPTPEPHHATIGLPVLPIKSRTTLQAQAIFDHVSRQIAREPAQSTRLLEVWLGAQEGDA, from the coding sequence TTGGCAGACCCCAAACAACCCGCAGGCACGGAGCTCGCCCGCACCGCCCCGGCGACCGCGACGCAGGCCTTGGCCGCCATGCACCAGGTGCGCGACCGCCTTATGGCCCTGCCGCCCCGTCGCCGCAACCTCCTCCTCGGCGGCATGCTCTTCGTCCTTGCCGGATGCGCCGCGCTCACCTGGTTCTGGCAGCGTCCCGACTGGCGTGTCCTCTTCTCCGGCCTCGACGCCCGGGACGTCCAGACCGTCTCCTCCGAGCTCGCCGGCGCTGGCATCCCCTTCCAGACCACCCCCGACGGCTCCAGCCTCCAGGTCCCCGCCGACGCTCTCGACAAGGCCCGCATGGAGGTCGCCGCCAAGGGCATGCCTCAGACCGGACGTCTCGGCTTCGAGCTCTTCGACAAGCCCAACTGGGTCGGCAGCGAGTTCGACGAGCGCGTCAACTACCAGCGCGCCCTCGAAGGCGAGCTCGAACACACCATCGCTTCCCTCGGCGTCATCCACTCCGCGCGCGTCCACCTCGTGCTGCCCCAGCAAACCCTCTTCGCCAGCCAGGACAAGATCGCGAAAGCCTCCGTCGTCCTTAAGCTTCGCCGCGCCTCTCTCACGCCCGAGCAAATCGACGCCATCCGCTCCCTCGTCGCCAGCGCCGTCGAAAACCTCTCCCCCGACAACGTCACCCTCGTCGACGCCGAAGGCCGTCAGAACCTCCAGGCCAAAGGCCGGGGCAGCGCCGCCCATGCCGATATGGAGCAGGCCCTCGAAGCCAAGCTCATCGCCATGCTCGAACCGCTGGCCGGTCGCGAAAACGTCCGAGCCACGGTCAACATCGCCTACGACGACACCACCGTCGAGCGCACCGACGAAGTCTATGACCCCGCCCAGAGCGCCACCCTCACCATGCGCAAGACCGAGCAGATCTCCGCTCCCAGGCCCATCCCCACCGGCATCCCCGGAACCGCCAGCAACACCCCTGCCGCCGCTCCCGCCGCGTCCGCGCAGGCTGCCGGGGCCGCCGCAGCCGCGGGCACACCGCCCCTCCTCAAAGAGGCCGCCCCCGTCTACCCCACCGCCGCCGCCGGTGCCAGCCAGACCTCGACCGAAGAGCAGGGAACCTACGGCGTCACCCGCCACGTCGTCCACACCGAAGAAGGCGCTGGCCGCATCCGGCGCGTCACCGCCGCCGTCGTCGTCAACGATCGCCAGATCACCGAAGGTGCCGGCAAGACCCAGCACGTCACTTGGAAGCCACGCTCTCCCGACGAGATGAAGCACCTCGAACAACTCGCGCAGGCCGCCGTAGGCTTCGACGAAAGACGCGGCGATCAGGTCGTCATGTCCAACGTAGGCTTCCACGCGAACGTTCCCGATATCCCCCTCGCCCCCATGGCCAAGCTCCTCGAAGAGAGCAGGAGCTTCCTCGCCCAGCAGCCAAGCCTCTTGCGCACCGCCATGATGGGACTCATCGCCTTCTGCGTCGTACTCTTTGTCCTTCGTCCCGTCGCGAACCAGATCTCCGCCGCCCTCAAGGCGCCCGTACTTCTGCCCGCCGGCTCGCCCACCGGAACCACCGAAGTCGAACCCAACGCCCTGGCCGAAGGTACCGCGACCCCCAGCCTCCCCACCCCGGAACCACATCACGCCACCATCGGCCTTCCCGTCCTTCCCATCAAGAGCCGCACCACCCTGCAGGCCCAGGCCATCTTCGATCACGTCTCGCGTCAGATCGCCCGTGAGCCCGCCCAGAGCACACGCCTGCTCGAAGTCTGGCTCGGCGCGCAGGAAGGAGACGCGTAA
- the fliE gene encoding flagellar hook-basal body complex protein FliE, which yields MVIGASGIGQIATNITPPRLSGAPGEMPFGGMLRSMIDQTSALDAKASDAVSGLLSGKGVEIHDAMIATQKADMAFELALQVRNKAVGAYQQMMGMQF from the coding sequence ATGGTCATCGGCGCATCAGGCATAGGACAGATCGCAACAAACATCACGCCCCCACGACTCTCCGGAGCTCCCGGCGAGATGCCCTTTGGCGGCATGCTCCGATCCATGATCGATCAAACCTCAGCCCTCGACGCGAAGGCGTCGGACGCCGTCTCCGGACTTCTCAGCGGCAAGGGCGTCGAGATCCACGATGCCATGATCGCCACCCAGAAGGCCGACATGGCCTTCGAACTCGCCCTCCAGGTCCGCAACAAGGCCGTCGGCGCCTACCAGCAGATGATGGGTATGCAGTTCTAA
- the flgC gene encoding flagellar basal body rod protein FlgC: MNLFGMMDISSSALRAERVRAEVVASNMANAETTRTEDGGPYRRHHVVFAAASSQTFGSMLNSQIATPGGVSVAGVVEDQSAALKRFDPGHPDAGPDGYVSYPDINPLTEMVDLMGAQRAYGMNASAVQAEKGMVSASLDILK, from the coding sequence ATGAATCTCTTCGGAATGATGGATATCAGCTCATCGGCTCTTCGCGCGGAGCGTGTACGCGCCGAGGTCGTAGCCTCGAACATGGCCAACGCCGAGACCACCCGCACCGAAGACGGCGGCCCCTACAGGCGTCATCACGTCGTCTTCGCCGCCGCCTCCAGCCAGACCTTCGGCAGCATGCTGAACAGCCAGATCGCGACCCCAGGCGGCGTCTCCGTCGCCGGTGTCGTCGAAGACCAGAGCGCGGCCCTCAAGCGTTTCGACCCCGGCCACCCCGACGCAGGCCCCGACGGCTACGTCAGCTACCCCGACATCAACCCCCTCACCGAGATGGTCGATCTCATGGGCGCACAGCGCGCCTACGGGATGAACGCCTCCGCAGTTCAGGCAGAGAAGGGGATGGTCTCAGCCTCGTTGGACATCTTGAAGTAA
- a CDS encoding flagellar basal body rod protein FlgB, whose product MQVTTPMSEALKRYLDLASDQMKMTAGNMANVDTPGFKTQGFDFEREFQAQLNGLSQVPLATAGDVDGLVSRPDGNNVSMDRESLQLAKTQLQFRTAVELLKHQYSSVMSAIHAESK is encoded by the coding sequence ATGCAAGTGACCACCCCAATGAGCGAGGCGCTGAAGCGCTACCTCGACCTCGCCAGCGACCAGATGAAGATGACCGCAGGCAATATGGCCAACGTCGACACCCCCGGCTTCAAGACCCAGGGCTTCGACTTCGAGCGCGAGTTCCAGGCCCAGCTCAACGGCCTCTCCCAGGTCCCTCTCGCCACGGCGGGCGACGTGGACGGCCTCGTCTCCCGTCCCGACGGCAACAACGTCTCCATGGACCGCGAGTCGCTGCAACTGGCCAAGACGCAGCTCCAGTTCCGCACCGCCGTCGAGCTTCTCAAACACCAGTACTCCTCCGTCATGTCCGCCATTCACGCCGAAAGCAAGTAG